In a genomic window of Epinephelus lanceolatus isolate andai-2023 chromosome 3, ASM4190304v1, whole genome shotgun sequence:
- the LOC117255598 gene encoding keratin, type I cytoskeletal 19 produces the protein MLGHNIRQSYSYRTSAAPQKAHSVSGLSFRGGPRISSTNIRTVSSGYGGGLGSSMAGSMGMGGGFDLSSALDQSAVHLNEKATMQNLNDRLASYLDKVRSLEAANAKLEMQIREYYEQKGPAAERDYSNYWAIINDLKDKIAAATIGNANILLQIDNSKLAADDFKTKFDHELMMRQSVEADIANLRRLLDQTTLTKADLEMQIEGLQDELAYLKKNHAEELAALRSQLTGTVNVEVDAAPQQDLNKVLEEIRSQYEAITDKHRREQEGWFNEKSAALSKEVAVSTETIQTSKTEIGDLRRTLQGLEIELQSQLSMKGALENTLAETEARYSAMLAGFQNTINMLEAELANVRASIEQQGQDYKMLLDIKTRLEQEIATYRSLLETEESRPIGTGGSKTTVTTTTVRSSS, from the exons ATGTTAGGCCACAACATCAGGCAGAGCTACAGCTACAGAACAAGTGCTGCACCCCAGAAGGCTCACAGTGTGTCAGGACTCAGCTTTAGAGGAGGCCCACGCATCTCATCTACCAACATCCGCACTGTCTCCTCTGGGTATGGAGGTGGCTTGGGAAGCAGCATGGCAGGCAGCATGGGTATGGGCGGTGGGTTCGACCTGTCCAGCGCCCTGGATCAGAGCGCTGTGCACCTGAACGAGAAGGCCACCATGCAGAACCTGAATGACCGTCTGGCCTCCTACCTGGACAAGGTCCGCTCCTTGGAGGCGGCCAACGCCAAGCTGGAGATGCAGATCAGAGAGTACTACGAGCAGAAGGGGCCTGCAGCTGAGAGGGACTACAGCAACTACTGGGCCATTATCAATGACCTGAAGGACAAG ATTGCCGCCGCCACCATCGGCAACGCCAACATCCTGCTCCAGATTGATAACTCCAAGCTGGCTGCTGATGACTTCAAAACCAA ATTTGACCATGAGCTGATGATGCGCCAGTCAGTTGAGGCTGACATTGCCAACCTGCGCCGTCTGCTGGACCAGACCACCCTGACGAAGGCCGACCTGGAGATGCAGATCGAGGGCCTGCAGGATGAGCTGGCCTACCTCAAGAAGAATCACGCAGAG GAGCTGGCAGCACTGCGCTCTCAGCTCACCGGCACAGTCAACGTGGAGGTGGATGCCGCACCCCAGCAAGACCTCAACAAAGTCCTGGAGGAGATCCGCTCCCAGTACGAAGCCATCACTGACAAACATCGTCGTGAGCAGGAGGGCTGGTTTAATGAGAAG TCGGCAGCTCTGTCCAAGGAGGTAGCAGTCAGCACAGAGACAATCCAGACGTCCAAGACAGAGATCGGTGACCTTCGGCGCACACTGCAGGGCCTGGAGATTGAGCTACAGTCTCAGCTCAGCatg AAAGGAGCTCTGGAAAACACATTGGCAGAAACAGAAGCACGTTACAGCGCCATGCTCGCCGGCTTCCAGAACACAATCAACATGCTTGAAGCCGAATTAGCCAATGTGCGCGCGAGCATCGAGCAACAGGGCCAGGATTACAAGATGCTGCTCGACATCAAGACCAGGCTGGAGCAGGAGATTGCAACCTACAGGAGCCTGCTGGAAACAGAGGAGTCCAG ACCTATTGGCACAG GGGGCTCAAAAACCACAGTCACAACCACCACTGTGCGCAGCTCCAGCTAG